A single genomic interval of Cucumis sativus cultivar 9930 chromosome 7, Cucumber_9930_V3, whole genome shotgun sequence harbors:
- the LOC101222653 gene encoding auxin-induced protein X15 has product MGFRLPRIVQAKQSLRRSSSTGNGTTAVDVPKGYFTVYVGDVQKKRFVIPLSYLNEPTFQDLLNQAEEEFGYDHPMGGITISCSEELFLGLTQSSKHL; this is encoded by the coding sequence ATGGGTTTTCGTTTGCCTAGAATTGTTCAAGCTAAGCAAAGTCTTCGACGTTCTTCATCAACTGGAAATGGAACAACGGCGGTTGATGTTCCAAAGGGGTACTTCACAGTGTATGTTGGTGACGTACAAAAGAAGCGTTTCGTCATTCCTTTATCTTACTTGAACGAGCCTACTTTTCAAGATTTATTGAATCAAGCAGAAGAAGAATTTGGATATGATCATCCAATGGGTGGCATCACAATATCTTGCAGTGAAGAACTTTTCCTTGGTCTCACTCAAAGTTCGAAACACTTGTGA